In Francisella hispaniensis FSC454, a genomic segment contains:
- a CDS encoding 2-hydroxyacid dehydrogenase → MKILFYSTKKYDQAYFTAQNSQHILEFKEYGLNQQTADFAKGYDAVCIFVNDICDADVLDKLYSLGIKAVLLRCAGFNNVDINHAKKLDIKVARVPAYSPFSVAEHTLALLLCLNRKIHKAYNRVKESNFNIEGLEGFDVHRKTIGIIGFGNIGKAFAQICSGFGGEILVYDPYADRATAPSYVTFVDDKNKLFAEADIISLHCPLNADTKYIIDEKALQIIKPSAFIINTSRGALIDTQAIIKTLKSKLIAALAIDVYEYEKDLFFKDMSGEIINDDLFERLLTFPNVLVTAHQAFLTKEALEGIATTTLDNASIIEQSKISDNLV, encoded by the coding sequence ATGAAAATACTTTTTTACTCTACAAAAAAATACGATCAAGCTTATTTTACTGCACAAAATAGTCAACATATTTTAGAATTTAAAGAATACGGTTTAAATCAACAAACAGCAGATTTCGCAAAAGGATATGATGCAGTATGTATATTTGTCAATGATATTTGTGATGCTGATGTGCTAGATAAACTATATAGTTTAGGAATCAAGGCAGTTTTGCTTAGATGTGCAGGATTTAATAATGTTGATATCAATCATGCGAAGAAGCTAGATATCAAAGTTGCTAGAGTACCAGCATATTCGCCATTTTCGGTAGCTGAGCATACTTTAGCACTTTTATTGTGCTTAAATCGTAAAATTCATAAAGCATATAATCGCGTTAAAGAAAGTAATTTTAATATCGAAGGTTTAGAGGGTTTTGATGTTCATCGTAAGACAATCGGTATAATAGGTTTTGGCAATATTGGTAAAGCTTTTGCGCAAATTTGCTCAGGTTTTGGTGGTGAAATATTGGTTTATGATCCTTATGCTGATAGAGCTACAGCTCCAAGCTATGTAACTTTTGTTGACGATAAAAATAAACTATTTGCTGAGGCTGATATCATAAGTTTACATTGTCCATTAAATGCTGATACTAAATATATTATCGATGAAAAAGCATTGCAAATTATCAAACCTTCAGCATTTATCATAAATACTAGCCGTGGAGCTTTGATAGATACCCAAGCAATTATTAAAACATTAAAATCTAAATTAATTGCTGCTCTTGCTATTGATGTCTATGAGTATGAAAAAGATCTTTTCTTTAAAGATATGTCCGGTGAAATTATTAATGACGACCTTTTTGAAAGACTACTGACTTTTCCAAATGTTTTAGTCACTGCACATCAAGCATTTCTAACAAAAGAAGCTCTTGAAGGTATTGCAACAACAACTTTAGATAATGCCTCTATAATTGAACAATCAAAAATCAGTGATAACTTAGTATAA
- a CDS encoding MFS transporter has product MLQKNQRKALLLSSLGGMLEFYDFIIYALLASYISKLFFPIQSAITSLLITFSAYAVGYLARPLGGIIFGHFGDKYGRKKTFTISILIMALSTFLIGILPTYSSIGIMAPILLVLCRIAQGISVGGEIPGAITYVGEAVPEKCGFMTAVIFGFLILGVAIGFIVESLLLEFFTSQSMLAYGWRIPFILGGLFGLVAYYLRRQLIDIKEFNPFVNEEFSLPITKMLLTHRWNLIYSTIIVSFGALCFVTLLLLLPAYFSTILNLHLDNFTWINSLGVIIISILCVAVGLFADKVSRNLILLVSILATCAFSFVIYTTYTSHQNFYFIAIVLSAILVALCWGNIPAMLIDLFKQDIRYTGIGFAYNLGFAVFGGLTPMIVISAIKFSNNNLARAYILTIGALITLIAMIINTLIQRKVSSK; this is encoded by the coding sequence ATGTTACAAAAAAATCAACGTAAAGCACTATTACTATCAAGTTTAGGTGGTATGCTTGAGTTTTATGATTTTATTATCTACGCTCTACTTGCTAGTTATATTTCTAAACTTTTCTTTCCTATTCAGTCAGCAATTACATCTTTACTAATCACGTTTAGTGCTTATGCTGTTGGCTATCTAGCTAGGCCTCTTGGTGGTATTATCTTTGGTCATTTTGGCGATAAGTATGGTAGAAAAAAAACTTTTACAATCTCTATCTTAATTATGGCTTTATCAACATTTTTGATTGGTATCTTGCCTACTTATAGTAGTATTGGGATTATGGCACCTATATTGTTAGTACTATGTAGGATAGCTCAAGGAATATCTGTTGGTGGTGAGATACCTGGTGCTATTACTTATGTTGGCGAGGCTGTCCCTGAGAAGTGTGGTTTTATGACCGCGGTGATTTTTGGATTCTTGATACTTGGTGTAGCTATAGGGTTTATAGTTGAGAGTTTACTATTGGAGTTCTTCACAAGTCAGAGTATGCTTGCCTACGGTTGGCGTATACCTTTTATTTTAGGTGGTCTGTTTGGGCTTGTTGCATACTATCTTAGACGTCAGCTTATTGATATCAAAGAATTTAATCCTTTTGTGAATGAAGAGTTTTCTCTACCGATTACAAAGATGCTTCTAACTCATCGCTGGAACTTGATCTATTCAACAATTATTGTGTCATTTGGTGCTCTTTGTTTTGTGACACTACTTTTGTTATTACCGGCATATTTTAGTACTATTCTAAATCTTCACTTAGATAACTTCACATGGATTAATAGTCTTGGTGTGATTATTATTTCTATCCTTTGTGTGGCTGTTGGTTTATTTGCTGATAAAGTTAGTAGAAATTTGATTTTATTAGTTAGTATATTGGCTACCTGTGCTTTTAGTTTTGTAATTTATACTACATACACATCACATCAAAATTTCTATTTCATCGCTATAGTTCTTAGTGCTATTTTGGTAGCTCTTTGTTGGGGCAATATACCTGCGATGCTGATTGATTTATTTAAGCAAGATATTCGCTACACTGGTATAGGTTTTGCTTATAATTTAGGATTTGCCGTCTTTGGTGGTCTGACACCAATGATTGTAATCAGTGCTATCAAATTCTCAAATAATAATCTAGCTCGAGCATATATATTAACTATAGGTGCATTAATTACACTTATAGCAATGATTATAAATACTTTAATACAAAGAAAAGTTTCTTCAAAGTAA
- a CDS encoding IS5 family transposase — MHYHIKEVFWSSILSFLKSQKGIHTNDEAKLRLFIEAVFYVLRTGCQWRMLPFYYGKCRSIHKRFKDWSDKGIFCRLFKSVQNPDLQEVMLDSTIARAHACATGYDKDNNQAIGRLVGGVTTKIHAMTDALGNPIEILLSEGKTHDSKVAIDLLQNVYNTKVIADRAYHSNEIRKHIQNISSEAVIPCKSNTINPIDFDIQIYKERHLIENFFSKIKHFRRVFSRFDKTISAYIGMIKLACTFIWLR; from the coding sequence ATGCATTATCATATAAAAGAAGTATTCTGGTCAAGTATTTTATCATTCTTAAAATCACAAAAAGGTATACATACTAATGATGAAGCGAAATTAAGATTGTTTATTGAAGCTGTATTTTATGTGTTACGTACAGGCTGCCAATGGAGAATGTTACCATTTTATTATGGTAAATGTAGATCAATACATAAGCGTTTTAAAGATTGGAGTGATAAAGGCATATTCTGTAGATTATTTAAGTCAGTACAAAACCCTGATTTACAAGAAGTTATGCTTGACTCAACAATAGCAAGAGCACATGCTTGTGCTACAGGATATGATAAAGATAATAATCAAGCAATTGGTAGATTAGTTGGAGGAGTAACCACCAAGATTCATGCTATGACTGATGCTTTAGGCAATCCGATAGAAATATTACTATCAGAAGGCAAAACTCATGATAGTAAAGTAGCTATAGACTTACTACAAAATGTATATAATACAAAAGTTATCGCTGATAGAGCATATCATTCCAATGAGATTAGGAAACATATTCAAAATATATCCTCTGAAGCTGTTATTCCTTGTAAATCAAATACTATAAACCCTATAGATTTTGATATTCAAATATACAAAGAAAGACATTTAATAGAGAATTTCTTTTCTAAAATTAAGCATTTTAGAAGAGTATTCTCTAGGTTTGATAAAACCATTTCAGCATATATAGGAATGATTAAATTAGCTTGTACTTTTATTTGGCTACGATGA
- the bcp gene encoding thioredoxin-dependent thiol peroxidase: MKTLEQGQLAPNFKLENQNNEEVSLSDFKGKKNVLIYFYPKAMTPGCTTQSIGLSSISDKLAELDTVVLGISPDAPKRLKKFEERDNLTVQLLSDEDHKVAELFGVWGEKKFMGKVYDGINRISFFIDKDGKILHVFKDFKTKDHHEIVLEYIQNHKNS, encoded by the coding sequence ATGAAAACACTAGAACAAGGACAATTAGCTCCAAACTTTAAACTAGAAAATCAAAATAATGAAGAAGTATCATTAAGCGACTTTAAAGGTAAAAAGAATGTCTTAATTTACTTCTATCCAAAAGCGATGACTCCAGGATGTACAACTCAATCTATAGGTCTAAGTAGTATTAGTGATAAGCTAGCTGAGCTTGATACTGTAGTTCTTGGTATTAGTCCAGATGCTCCAAAACGCCTCAAGAAATTTGAAGAGAGAGATAACCTAACAGTACAACTACTAAGTGATGAAGATCACAAAGTTGCTGAGCTATTTGGTGTCTGGGGCGAGAAGAAGTTCATGGGTAAGGTATACGATGGTATCAATAGAATTAGCTTCTTTATTGATAAGGATGGTAAAATACTGCATGTCTTCAAAGACTTTAAGACTAAAGATCATCATGAGATTGTATTAGAGTATATTCAAAACCATAAAAACTCATAA
- a CDS encoding class I SAM-dependent methyltransferase codes for MVDHNETYGRHILDSFSKDKGFKNVLDIGCGAGSDLLVVRKNNKNANLTGIDFGNWNQEKLSKNNIHLINIDIEKDKLPFENNHFDLIIANQVLEHTKELFWINHEVFRCLKVGGYFYVGVPNILSLHNRILMLFGYHPTCSKSISAHVRGFSPEDIKQFYRNIAGSFCTIENIKGSQFYPFPKKIARFLSTTFPSFAVSNFFVIKKTGEYSSEFIDWPKNSCLETRFCAQKNINCIENS; via the coding sequence ATGGTTGATCATAATGAAACATATGGTCGCCATATATTAGATTCTTTTTCAAAAGATAAAGGTTTTAAAAATGTATTAGATATTGGTTGTGGTGCCGGTTCTGATTTATTGGTTGTTAGAAAAAACAATAAAAATGCTAATCTAACAGGAATTGATTTTGGTAATTGGAATCAAGAAAAACTATCTAAAAATAATATTCATCTCATAAATATAGATATCGAAAAGGATAAATTACCTTTTGAGAATAATCATTTCGATTTGATTATTGCTAATCAAGTTTTAGAGCATACTAAAGAGCTTTTTTGGATAAATCATGAGGTATTTAGGTGCTTAAAAGTTGGTGGTTATTTCTATGTTGGGGTGCCAAACATATTATCACTTCATAATCGAATCCTTATGCTATTTGGCTACCATCCTACTTGTAGTAAATCTATATCAGCTCATGTAAGAGGCTTTTCTCCCGAAGATATAAAACAGTTTTATAGAAATATAGCAGGAAGTTTTTGTACTATCGAAAATATTAAAGGATCACAATTTTATCCTTTTCCTAAAAAAATCGCGAGATTCTTATCAACTACATTTCCAAGCTTTGCTGTATCAAATTTCTTTGTTATCAAGAAAACGGGTGAGTACTCATCAGAATTTATAGATTGGCCTAAGAATAGCTGTTTAGAAACTAGGTTCTGTGCACAAAAAAATATAAATTGTATTGAAAATAGCTAA
- a CDS encoding zinc-binding dehydrogenase produces the protein MKAISYNDKNNVFEYIEKDIPKLDKSLDVLVKVIAVGVNPVDAKINQWASMRKEPQSQWICGLDVCGEVIEIGKDVSGWHKGDLVLYHGDMMRANGGFAEYAIQDSRTIIKASTSLTAAQQASIPCAGWTAYRAMIEKLNTTKGDNIFISGGSGGVGSFAIQLAKNAGAKYIIVSCSEKNFEYVKSLGATHVINDNDKNLIEKVIDCTDGYGIDKLLNTSGRSTDIALSDLLAFNGHFLELLDVVRPSEYKDVFMRNLSFHQLSLGAAHRYGGDKAKNQLKKVGEKMLTLVENGSIELPLINTLSIQEMPEILKEMRNAHTKGKYVLVL, from the coding sequence ATGAAGGCTATCTCATACAATGATAAAAATAATGTTTTTGAATATATTGAAAAAGATATTCCTAAACTAGATAAAAGCTTAGATGTTTTGGTCAAAGTTATCGCTGTCGGAGTAAATCCTGTTGATGCTAAAATTAATCAATGGGCTTCTATGAGAAAAGAACCTCAATCACAATGGATATGTGGTCTAGATGTCTGTGGTGAAGTTATTGAAATTGGTAAAGATGTATCAGGGTGGCATAAAGGTGATTTAGTTCTTTATCATGGTGATATGATGCGTGCTAATGGAGGTTTCGCAGAATATGCAATCCAAGACTCACGAACTATAATTAAAGCTAGTACAAGCTTAACAGCTGCCCAACAAGCAAGTATCCCATGTGCAGGTTGGACAGCTTATAGAGCAATGATAGAGAAGTTAAATACCACAAAAGGAGATAATATATTTATATCTGGTGGTTCTGGAGGAGTTGGTAGCTTTGCAATTCAACTAGCAAAAAACGCTGGAGCTAAATACATAATAGTAAGCTGTTCTGAGAAAAACTTTGAGTATGTAAAATCTCTAGGTGCAACTCATGTAATTAACGACAATGATAAAAATTTAATCGAAAAAGTTATCGATTGCACCGATGGCTATGGCATAGATAAATTATTGAACACTAGTGGCAGAAGTACAGATATTGCTTTAAGTGATTTGTTAGCTTTTAATGGTCATTTTTTAGAGCTTTTGGATGTTGTCAGACCTAGCGAATATAAAGATGTATTTATGAGGAATTTATCATTTCACCAATTAAGTTTAGGTGCTGCTCATAGATACGGTGGTGACAAGGCAAAGAATCAGCTAAAAAAAGTTGGTGAAAAAATGCTAACTCTAGTCGAAAATGGTTCTATAGAATTGCCTTTGATAAATACTCTTTCTATTCAAGAAATGCCAGAGATTTTAAAAGAAATGCGAAATGCACATACTAAAGGAAAATATGTGCTTGTTTTATAA
- a CDS encoding cytochrome b has product MKYSLSVRVLHSLLAFLIIAQLILGFGYAYDLFDSRWIMTLHKSFGLVIFFVIPLLVIAKLFSIKPPYNPPLPLLQLIIAKIVHLGLYISAFGMAFSGVIGSMLMGYPWKIFFVIPFPEIVTPNFELGSKIFSYHYIFASVLLVLVVLHIAAALHHQLIVKDNILARMK; this is encoded by the coding sequence ATGAAATACAGTCTATCTGTTAGGGTTCTACATAGCTTATTGGCTTTTTTGATAATAGCTCAACTTATTTTGGGCTTCGGTTATGCTTATGATCTATTTGATTCAAGATGGATTATGACCTTGCATAAATCTTTTGGTTTAGTAATTTTCTTTGTGATACCTCTTTTGGTTATAGCTAAGCTTTTTAGTATCAAGCCACCATATAACCCACCGCTACCACTATTACAATTAATTATCGCTAAAATTGTGCATCTTGGCTTATATATCTCAGCATTTGGTATGGCTTTTTCTGGAGTTATTGGCTCGATGCTAATGGGTTATCCATGGAAGATATTCTTTGTGATACCTTTTCCAGAAATCGTGACTCCAAACTTTGAGTTAGGTAGCAAAATTTTTAGTTATCATTATATCTTTGCATCAGTTTTATTAGTGCTAGTAGTACTACATATAGCTGCTGCTCTACACCATCAATTAATAGTAAAAGATAATATCTTAGCTAGAATGAAGTAA
- a CDS encoding aromatic ring-hydroxylating oxygenase subunit alpha: MKNLPKAWYAIAHIKEIKSKPIKLERLGKNFVLWKDAEKIIAMENRCPHRGAELSLGKVCDGAITCPFHGFRFDTQGKCIYTPETQGAIPKLQVKSYPTKIVADMIWINIFDEELDNSYAFEFAQNLYNDFAGKYSLLTDTWDNNIRHCIENQLDYTHLATVHKRSIGRGYKIPQDIKLNISNEYIEALKNQRLMLKYIFPNFWLLNNADKLKICVYFVPINEHQTKLYLVNYRKFLTGKIIKPIADIVFSITNKIILNEDKRVVKTQKYDEKYDTDDFLLRHDQIIKEFRKIWHTPD, translated from the coding sequence ATGAAAAACTTACCCAAAGCTTGGTATGCTATAGCTCATATCAAAGAAATCAAATCTAAACCTATCAAGCTAGAAAGACTCGGTAAAAATTTTGTTTTATGGAAAGATGCTGAGAAAATAATAGCTATGGAAAATCGCTGCCCTCATCGTGGTGCAGAATTAAGTTTAGGCAAAGTATGTGATGGTGCTATAACTTGTCCTTTTCATGGTTTTAGATTTGATACACAAGGTAAATGTATATACACACCAGAAACTCAAGGCGCTATCCCAAAACTACAAGTAAAAAGTTATCCAACAAAAATTGTCGCTGACATGATTTGGATAAATATTTTTGATGAAGAACTAGATAATAGCTACGCTTTTGAATTTGCACAAAACCTATATAATGATTTTGCTGGTAAGTACTCTCTTTTGACTGACACATGGGATAACAATATTCGCCACTGTATCGAGAACCAACTTGATTATACTCACTTAGCTACTGTGCATAAGAGATCTATCGGCAGAGGATACAAAATCCCCCAAGATATAAAACTAAATATAAGCAATGAATATATAGAAGCACTAAAAAACCAACGCTTAATGCTAAAGTACATCTTTCCTAACTTTTGGTTACTTAATAATGCTGATAAACTTAAAATTTGTGTTTATTTTGTACCTATTAATGAGCATCAAACAAAGCTATATTTAGTAAACTACCGTAAGTTTTTGACTGGTAAAATCATCAAACCTATCGCAGATATAGTATTTAGTATCACCAATAAAATCATTCTCAATGAAGATAAAAGAGTTGTTAAAACTCAGAAATATGATGAAAAATACGATACTGATGATTTTCTATTACGTCATGATCAAATCATCAAAGAATTTAGAAAGATTTGGCATACTCCAGATTAA
- a CDS encoding DUF1826 domain-containing protein, whose amino-acid sequence MNNLVKSSKSESKDKVILSDIYKDDVNIAIWQRNLSNELSISAKNYLDIDSSASTLCTIIKPTNINRLLSQQLPDFSFKNYLIDDIANIIDMFCYLFDLKQAGLRLATINKAMCPRFHIDHVPCRLITSYSSTATEWLYNQDVDRSLLGKVDNPFIDKEIQIQKLNIGDVALLKGESWIGNSGSGLVHRSPNIIDGKTRLLLTLDFA is encoded by the coding sequence ATGAATAATTTAGTAAAAAGTAGTAAGTCTGAATCTAAAGATAAAGTAATATTATCTGATATCTACAAAGATGATGTTAATATTGCCATATGGCAAAGAAACCTCTCGAATGAACTATCTATATCAGCTAAAAACTACCTTGATATTGATAGTAGTGCATCTACTCTTTGTACTATTATAAAGCCTACAAATATTAATAGATTACTATCTCAACAACTACCAGACTTTTCGTTTAAAAATTATTTGATAGATGATATAGCAAATATTATTGATATGTTTTGTTATCTATTTGATTTAAAACAAGCAGGTCTACGATTAGCTACTATCAATAAAGCAATGTGCCCTCGTTTTCATATTGATCATGTTCCTTGTAGACTTATTACCAGTTATTCAAGTACAGCAACTGAGTGGCTATATAACCAAGATGTTGATAGAAGTCTATTAGGAAAAGTTGATAATCCTTTTATAGATAAAGAGATACAGATTCAAAAACTCAATATTGGTGACGTTGCTCTACTAAAAGGCGAATCTTGGATAGGCAACTCTGGCTCTGGTCTTGTACATAGATCACCAAATATTATAGATGGAAAAACAAGACTATTATTAACGCTAGACTTTGCTTGA
- a CDS encoding lysophospholipid acyltransferase family protein, whose amino-acid sequence MKKIIHLLLVARMQVFKVYAYIVLLLCCILMNLVGVLGASLKVRLFVCWIWSCLYRLGVLVLLQIYVKIDGKENIPDYPCIYVSKHQSMLETFVFYGLVRNCCFVMKQELLEKPIFGKANNFAEAIGIDRSKGLSAIKKVLEDGKDRVENKNLSIVIFPEGTRVPVGEYPKFHRSAMKLATVTNIPIIPVAHNFGIYFGRKKGDFVKPGIARMSFEKPINPKNYSVAELTDMCYDIINDKTKSYGG is encoded by the coding sequence ATGAAAAAAATAATTCATCTATTATTAGTAGCAAGAATGCAAGTTTTTAAGGTATATGCATATATAGTATTACTTCTATGCTGTATTTTAATGAATCTAGTTGGAGTTTTAGGCGCATCTTTGAAAGTTAGACTTTTTGTCTGTTGGATATGGTCTTGCTTATATCGGCTAGGCGTACTTGTTCTATTACAAATATATGTAAAAATAGATGGTAAAGAGAATATTCCTGACTATCCATGTATTTATGTTTCCAAGCACCAGTCTATGCTTGAGACTTTTGTATTTTATGGTCTAGTACGCAATTGCTGTTTTGTCATGAAACAGGAACTACTTGAGAAACCCATATTCGGTAAGGCTAATAATTTTGCTGAAGCAATAGGAATAGATAGATCTAAAGGGCTTTCAGCAATTAAGAAAGTACTCGAAGATGGTAAAGATAGAGTCGAAAATAAAAACCTTAGTATTGTAATATTTCCTGAGGGAACTAGAGTTCCTGTAGGAGAGTATCCAAAATTTCATCGCTCGGCAATGAAATTAGCAACTGTTACAAACATACCAATTATACCCGTAGCACATAATTTTGGTATTTATTTTGGACGTAAAAAAGGCGATTTTGTTAAGCCTGGCATTGCTAGAATGTCTTTTGAAAAGCCTATAAATCCTAAAAACTATTCAGTCGCTGAATTGACAGATATGTGTTATGACATCATCAATGATAAAACCAAATCTTATGGTGGTTAG
- the nhaA gene encoding Na+/H+ antiporter NhaA: MGASQKNQELIGGLILFSAALLAIVVNNSPLASYYGMLETINVKLGVENLVIDKDLMHWINDGLMAIYFLYIGLEIKREIISGALSKPSNIIIPAIAALAGLAVPSLIYLSINYDANITGWAIPSATDIAFTLGILALLGSRIPAKLKLLVVTIAIFDDIAAIAIIAIFYTKSLSLLSLSLGTLFIFAMIICNRVFKVNRSSVYVVLGFFAWFCTIKSGVHATLAGFTTALCIPFRENDKDSPANFMEDSLYPWIIYFILPVFAFANAGISFTGMNFSILFEPITLGIILGLFIGKQLGIFSILAIFKKLKWFKLGESLSNLQLYGISLLCGIGFTMSLFIGVLAFDDTHLLNAIKIGVVVGSLLSGFCGYIVLRFIVINPN; this comes from the coding sequence ATGGGTGCAAGCCAAAAAAATCAAGAGCTCATTGGTGGTTTAATACTTTTCTCAGCAGCTTTGTTAGCTATTGTTGTTAATAATTCGCCGCTAGCAAGCTACTACGGAATGCTTGAGACAATCAATGTTAAACTAGGAGTTGAGAATCTAGTTATTGACAAAGATTTGATGCACTGGATTAATGATGGTTTGATGGCTATATACTTTTTATATATTGGCTTAGAAATTAAAAGAGAGATAATCTCAGGAGCATTGTCAAAGCCTTCTAATATTATAATACCGGCTATAGCAGCTCTTGCAGGACTGGCTGTTCCGAGCTTGATATATTTATCAATTAACTATGATGCTAATATCACAGGTTGGGCAATACCTTCTGCAACAGATATAGCATTTACCTTAGGTATATTAGCTCTACTTGGTTCAAGAATCCCAGCAAAGCTAAAGCTATTGGTTGTTACAATCGCTATTTTTGATGATATAGCTGCGATAGCTATTATAGCTATATTTTATACCAAATCTTTATCTTTACTTTCGTTATCTCTAGGAACACTTTTTATCTTTGCGATGATTATTTGTAATAGAGTGTTTAAGGTTAATAGAAGCTCTGTATATGTAGTTCTTGGCTTTTTTGCTTGGTTTTGTACGATCAAATCTGGTGTACATGCGACTTTAGCAGGTTTTACTACAGCACTATGTATACCTTTTAGAGAGAATGATAAAGATTCTCCAGCTAATTTTATGGAAGACTCACTTTATCCTTGGATTATCTATTTTATATTACCAGTTTTTGCCTTTGCTAATGCTGGTATAAGTTTTACTGGGATGAATTTTTCGATACTGTTTGAACCTATTACACTAGGGATTATTTTAGGATTATTTATTGGTAAACAGCTTGGAATTTTTTCAATATTAGCAATTTTTAAGAAATTAAAATGGTTTAAATTAGGTGAATCTTTATCCAACCTGCAGCTATATGGTATAAGCTTGTTATGTGGTATTGGCTTTACTATGAGTTTATTTATAGGGGTACTTGCTTTTGATGACACTCATTTACTTAATGCTATAAAAATAGGTGTGGTTGTCGGCTCGCTTCTTTCAGGATTTTGCGGTTATATTGTTCTGAGATTTATCGTGATAAATCCTAACTAA
- a CDS encoding endonuclease/exonuclease/phosphatase family protein, producing the protein MFEVNLQDDASKKFCLMSWNSYKIDYKDTETFKAYIRHTYFNYNVDIFCLQEAVHQHDTKFPIDKFDINFASNIVLRSHNYGVATVSHFPVIKNVKILTTHRESVINTHKASLITHLNIQGTKVVVVNIHAINFKSNKVYEYEFEKIKEFIAPEKYKHPIIIAGDFNTWNRKRVKLIKDFCREFCFKVAFIDEPQLVKSFQNNHLDFVLYRGLNLEKAAVLDCKKISDHNPIIAEFCIK; encoded by the coding sequence ATGTTTGAAGTAAACTTACAAGATGATGCCTCTAAAAAATTCTGCTTAATGAGTTGGAACTCATACAAAATTGATTATAAAGATACAGAAACATTCAAAGCTTATATTAGGCACACTTACTTTAATTACAATGTTGATATCTTCTGTCTACAAGAAGCAGTACACCAGCATGATACTAAATTTCCTATCGATAAATTTGATATAAACTTTGCATCTAACATTGTGTTGCGTTCACACAACTATGGGGTGGCTACAGTTAGCCATTTCCCAGTGATAAAAAATGTCAAAATACTTACAACTCATCGTGAATCTGTTATAAACACACATAAAGCTTCTTTAATAACACATTTAAATATACAAGGCACAAAAGTTGTCGTTGTAAATATCCACGCAATAAACTTTAAAAGCAATAAAGTTTATGAATATGAATTCGAAAAAATAAAAGAATTTATCGCTCCTGAAAAATATAAGCATCCAATTATAATTGCTGGTGATTTTAACACTTGGAATAGAAAAAGAGTCAAGCTAATCAAAGATTTCTGTCGAGAATTTTGTTTTAAAGTAGCTTTTATCGATGAGCCTCAATTGGTTAAATCTTTCCAAAACAATCACTTGGACTTTGTTTTGTATCGAGGTTTGAATCTTGAAAAAGCAGCGGTACTAGATTGTAAAAAAATATCAGATCATAATCCGATTATTGCAGAATTTTGTATCAAGTAA